In Cucurbita pepo subsp. pepo cultivar mu-cu-16 chromosome LG10, ASM280686v2, whole genome shotgun sequence, the DNA window TTAGACATGGAAATGGGAGCTTTTGAGGGTGGAGTGAAAATATCTCTACCATTTAGGCATTTCCAATTCTATAATAGTACGAGGAATGTATCAACTATTGTCACTGACATATATTCATACCCTCAATATTTGAAATGTAGGTGTTGGAAGTCATAGATAGACCCAGTGTCACAGGATTGTTAGTTGTATTCGAAGATCAAAATCCAAATCTTGAGCTTCGCGATTTGATTTGGGTAGGTGGTGGTAGCTGCATCTTCCAGGGAATCTCTACTTACTACCAGAAgggaaatttttgtggggttATTATAACTATAAGATCAAAACTTTCCTCTGGACCTACTGATTCACTAAAACTTTGACCTTTTGCttttggagaaaaagaaacaacgaTACACCAGCACTTTCACCATCtaccttctctttttttctgtCTATTGATGATGTTTGAGGTTATCCAGAGTGTTCCCTTTTCCactatctttttcttttatttgaccTTTGACAGACTAAAGAAATGGTAGTGCGCCGAATGTGGTTGTGAGGGCGGCGGAGATATTCATATCCAAATATCTAACAATTCATACCCCTCCTTTCGacaacaatatcatatcagcCACAACACCCAAATGCATACTCTAATTAAATGCCTTCCTTCATTATGACTAAATAcacttttcattaaatataaacCCCCTTCAAATAGAAGCCACCCACATGACTTACCTCCATCCTGTCCCAAATTCTTAAATCCTCCGAAAAGAAATACCGTactgtttaatttatttatttaaatcattcTAAAAGCAGAGCAAAAGGGTAGTTCTCCCAATTTCTAGCAAACAAAAATCACTTGGAAGATTAAAGAACAGCTCATacatacaaacaaacaaacgtacaaaaataataacagagctatatatattatatcttcaaatttgtacaaaattcagagagagaaaaagaagaaaaaacaaagagagatGGGGCTGTGCCTGGCTGCCTAAGTTTCGatacttcaatttcaaaaataatgcAATTTCTGGTAAGTGATTCCATCCAGACAAAACCAGTCCCTTCCTCTTCCAATCTCTTTCTTTGTTGGGCCACCAAACTGTTCCTTTCCTCTGCCAAcgcccaaaaataaaaacgaaaaaacaaaaaacaaaatagaaaaggaaaaggaaaaggaaaaggaaaagggcctagccgtcttcttcctctttgtcCATATTCTAGGCTCGGGCCCATTCCATCAGTCCAatcataacttttttttcttttttattatttcttttttcaagaatgatttattaattttttttataatatatatttattaaatttgaattaaaatctGGCATCTTCGAAGCCGTGCAAATCGCTGACTCTATTCATCGACTTCCTCATAATTGCCACTTTAGCCAGTCTTTCCGCGGCTCGCCAAGCCGATGTCGGCGTTACCTGCTCAAGCTTTTCGTCTACTCGCCTTACCTCTCGTTCTGCCGTTATGTTGTTCTGTCTTTGGCTTTGTCTCTGCTGCTGTTTCCGTCGGCTCAGCGCAGCTGACTCGTCATCCAAGCCTCTTATGTACTCGCTAGCCGATGAGGATCCGGATTGTTTCAGCAGCAGGGCTCGAGCCGATGATACCAAGTGTTGAGCTGCCGAGAAATCATTGTGTTCCATCAACCGCTGCGACTCGGCTACAGCTCGGATTGTGACGTGAAGGTTCCTCAGCCGTTCGATGTTCGAACCGGACGATCGGACGGCCCGCGGCCTGGGAACTGGCAATGCATGTTGTTTAGAACAAATAAGCCCATGCGATGGCGATGACATGTCCCTGAAAGTGGATCGTACGGACAATATCGGGTGGGTCCCGATCGACGAAACTGGCACTTTCAATTCCAATAGCATTTCTCGGATTTCTTCACAAGAGAGATCGCCGATCCGGATCGAACCGGGTTCGAGAGCTATCGGGCGAGCGGAAAGTGAATAGACCGCAGTGATCTCAGCCGGGCTTGAACCAGATACGAACCCGAGTTGGAGTCTGAGATCCTGAACTACCACGCTCAACAAGCCGCTAACACATTTGGCCAGCGCGTCTTCCGGCGGCGCAGGGCCATCGCCGAAGGAGACGACGTGAACGGGAATCTCCAGGTGGGGGAAGCGCGTGGAGCACACAACTGGAGACGATCGCTTGCAGTTGCTGGAGTAAGAAGCTCCAACGCGGTCATCGTGACCGTCGGAAATGAGGATGATACTAGCGGCGGAATTTCTCTCCCGCCGATCTTCGAGAACCTTAGCTGCCTTCTTTATTGCGTCGTTAATGCACGCTCCTTGACCAACTTCGCAGAGCAAATCGACGATTCTACGCGCCGATCGGCGGCCATTGGAGGTCATTCTCCGCAGAGACAACAATCGCTTGGAACTGGCGGAGAACGCCACAATCGAGAGGCGGTCTGTGCAACAGAGCGAAGAAATGACTAATCGCATAGTGCGTTTCACCATCTGGAGTTTGGCGCTGTTCGCGCTCGCACTCACATCCAAGACCGTTACCAAATCGATTGGAGGACGAAGGTTCCGATTCATCGGCGATGAAGACGTCCTAGCAGATCGAGCCGGAGCCTTGACCTTCAATACCACCGCATGAGTCTCGTAGTTGCGACCGGCTGCGACCACCGCAGCCTCAGGCAATAGACTTACTTCAACATTTTTCACAATGTTGGGTAATTTGGGAGAGGCTAATGGTGCAGATGTAGCAAAGAAACCTTGAAACTCGACTGCGCCATCCTGTTCATCATCGTCTTCGTTTTCGTCGGATTCCGGTATGGGATTGAAACGAGCACCGGAAGTTGGGGACATCAAAGGCTCGTCATCGTTATAAACTTTGAGCGTCTTCGATTTGAGTTCGATGGATTCTACACCTCTCGTCTTATCCGTCTGGATTGGTTGGTGAAGAGAAGTTTGAGCATCGAGCAACGGAGCTTCGTTCCAGACGGAGCTACAAACAGGACAGGCCACAATCCGAAGCTTCTTGATGTGGGCAGAGATGCAAGGAAAGTGAAAGGAGTGGGAGCATTCTGATGTGAAAATAGCGGTTCCTTGTCCTCTTCTAACGCTTTGTAAGCAGATTCCACACTTACTCTGCAAAGTGAAAGGAGGGAAGTGGAGTTAAAATGATgggtaattaaaaaaaaaacaaagaaaagaaaagaattggTTACCTTAGAGATTCGTAAGCCGGTTTTGAGGAGGGAGAAAGTGGAAGGGGATTTGGGAGAAGAAGGATTGGAGAAATGGGAGAACAATCTGGAGGCagtggttttgttttgggtcATCAGCTTTGGGCTATTGGGAGTGGATGAAGAAGGTGTGGTAGGAACAGTGGCAACCGAGGTTCGACATCGGAGACCAAGGCCAGGGTTGTCGGGGCGAGGCGTTGATGGGTTAGAGAAAAAGCCAAATTTAGAGCTGATACGAGGGCTTTGGGCTTCATTGGCAATCCGCTTGGAGTCTGTATCATGTTTAGGAATGGATGCGCAAAACGCTCTTCTCCACCCCGTCATTGTCTTCTGAATCTGAATATGAATCTGAATGTTGtcaacaaaagcaaaagcaaaaggtGAGGAAAATGGATAACATGGAACAAATGGGGAGAGGAtatgaaggaaggaaggaaggaggagatgatgggaagcccaaaagattTGATAAAGGAATGCAATGAAAAGGCCACACTGTTGCTTCCAAATGGAAACTCTGTCTCTGTctgcgtgtgtgtgtgtgtgtgtgaagagataaaagagaaaaaaaagaaaaaaaaaaaaaaaaaagaaaagctttCCCTTCTCGGGAATAATAATGAATCAGAATAGCAGATAGGGATGGGGGTGGGAATGGGGTAAGAATTCTGGGGTTAACTTGGCTGGTGAGGGCGACTGCCAACTGGAGGTTGCCGCCTAATATGACATGTCAACGC includes these proteins:
- the LOC111803149 gene encoding uncharacterized protein LOC111803149, encoding MTGWRRAFCASIPKHDTDSKRIANEAQSPRISSKFGFFSNPSTPRPDNPGLGLRCRTSVATVPTTPSSSTPNSPKLMTQNKTTASRLFSHFSNPSSPKSPSTFSLLKTGLRISKSKCGICLQSVRRGQGTAIFTSECSHSFHFPCISAHIKKLRIVACPVCSSVWNEAPLLDAQTSLHQPIQTDKTRGVESIELKSKTLKVYNDDEPLMSPTSGARFNPIPESDENEDDDEQDGAVEFQGFFATSAPLASPKLPNIVKNVEVSLLPEAAVVAAGRNYETHAVVLKVKAPARSARTSSSPMNRNLRPPIDLVTVLDVSASANSAKLQMVKRTMRLVISSLCCTDRLSIVAFSASSKRLLSLRRMTSNGRRSARRIVDLLCEVGQGACINDAIKKAAKVLEDRRERNSAASIILISDGHDDRVGASYSSNCKRSSPVVCSTRFPHLEIPVHVVSFGDGPAPPEDALAKCVSGLLSVVVQDLRLQLGFVSGSSPAEITAVYSLSARPIALEPGSIRIGDLSCEEIREMLLELKVPVSSIGTHPILSVRSTFRDMSSPSHGLICSKQHALPVPRPRAVRSSGSNIERLRNLHVTIRAVAESQRLMEHNDFSAAQHLVSSARALLLKQSGSSSASEYIRGLDDESAALSRRKQQQRQSQRQNNITAEREVRRVDEKLEQVTPTSAWRAAERLAKVAIMRKSMNRVSDLHGFEDARF